A region from the Desulfitobacterium dehalogenans ATCC 51507 genome encodes:
- a CDS encoding nicotinate phosphoribosyltransferase: protein MQDIALLTDLYQLTMMQGYYQNGYEDKEAVFDLYFRKIPSGGGYAIAAGLEQVVEYIESLRFSPGDIAYLKGLGMFDEGFLKVLKDFRFNGDIDAVPEGTVVFPYEPLVRVKARIFEAQLIETALLNIVNFETLIATKASRVVAAAGGDSVMEFGLRRAQGPDAGILGSRAAFIGGCQFTSNVLAGKRYGIPLSGTQAHSWIQCFPSELEAFRAYARTFPDQCLLLVDTYNVLKSGVPNAIKVGLELEAEGHRFLGIRIDSGDLTYLSREARKMLDEAGLKNAHIVASNDLDEHTISAIRAQGAAIDSWGVGTHLITSKDTPALGGVYKLSAEGQNGDFEPRLKVSENISKITNPGVKKIVRFYDRGGKAMADLIALEEEHFEEPLTIFDPIETWKRKTLTDFKTRELLVPVFRGGKRVYELPYLKDIQTYAQHECETLWDEVKRLVNPHRYIVDLSPKLFELRQSLLLEISTKVEEGQSRGLSE from the coding sequence GTGCAGGACATTGCATTATTAACTGATTTATATCAACTCACCATGATGCAAGGCTATTACCAAAATGGCTATGAAGATAAGGAAGCGGTCTTTGATCTCTATTTTCGCAAAATCCCCAGTGGCGGCGGCTACGCCATAGCTGCGGGTTTAGAGCAAGTTGTGGAGTATATTGAAAGTTTGCGGTTTTCTCCTGGGGATATAGCTTATCTCAAGGGATTGGGCATGTTCGATGAGGGGTTTCTCAAGGTATTGAAGGATTTCCGATTCAATGGCGATATAGATGCCGTGCCTGAGGGGACCGTGGTTTTTCCCTATGAACCTCTGGTACGGGTAAAAGCCCGGATTTTTGAAGCCCAGCTCATCGAGACGGCACTTCTAAATATAGTGAATTTCGAGACGCTCATTGCTACGAAAGCCTCCCGAGTGGTAGCCGCTGCCGGTGGAGACAGTGTCATGGAATTTGGTTTAAGACGAGCTCAAGGACCTGATGCCGGGATATTAGGTTCACGGGCAGCTTTTATCGGTGGGTGTCAATTTACCTCCAATGTGCTGGCTGGAAAACGCTATGGTATACCCCTATCCGGGACTCAAGCTCATAGTTGGATTCAGTGCTTTCCCAGCGAACTGGAAGCCTTCCGGGCTTATGCCAGAACCTTCCCGGATCAATGCTTGCTTTTAGTGGATACCTATAATGTACTTAAATCCGGAGTCCCCAACGCCATCAAGGTGGGGCTGGAGCTGGAGGCGGAGGGACATCGTTTCTTAGGCATCCGCATTGACAGCGGTGACTTAACCTATCTCTCCCGGGAGGCTCGTAAAATGTTGGATGAAGCAGGTCTTAAAAATGCCCACATCGTGGCCTCTAATGATCTGGATGAGCATACCATCTCAGCTATTCGCGCCCAAGGAGCGGCTATTGATTCCTGGGGGGTAGGGACTCACTTAATTACCTCCAAGGACACCCCAGCTTTAGGCGGAGTCTATAAACTCTCCGCCGAAGGTCAGAATGGAGACTTTGAGCCCCGTCTCAAAGTCTCAGAGAATATCTCCAAGATAACCAACCCCGGCGTTAAGAAGATTGTGCGTTTTTATGATCGGGGGGGAAAGGCGATGGCGGATCTGATTGCCTTAGAGGAGGAGCATTTCGAGGAGCCTTTGACTATCTTCGACCCTATTGAGACCTGGAAGCGCAAGACTCTCACTGATTTTAAGACCCGGGAGCTCCTGGTGCCGGTTTTCCGAGGGGGTAAGCGAGTCTATGAGTTGCCCTATCTCAAAGATATTCAGACCTACGCCCAACATGAATGTGAGACCTTGTGGGATGAAGTGAAACGTTTGGTTAACCCTCATCGCTACATCGTGGACTTATCACCAAAGCTCTTCGAACTTAGGCAGTCTCTACTTCTTGAAATCAGCACTAAGGTAGAGGAAGGTCAGTCAAGAGGATTATCTGAGTAA
- the argH gene encoding argininosuccinate lyase produces MKLWGGRFEKSTDTLVEDFHSSISFDQRLYKQDIQGSVAHARMLGEIGVLTSEEAQQIIEGLKGILTDIQEGKIQFEIGAEDIHMNVEKLLTERIGTVGKKVHTGRSRNDQVALDLRLFLREEIDHTQELLVTLLRTVLNLAKEHLETYMPGYTHLQKAQPISFAHHMMAYAQMFLRDLGRLKDTRKRLNVSPLGSGALAGTTFPLKREMVAQELGFDGITWNSLDGVSDRDFALEFLSAASILMMHLSRLCEELVLWSTGEFQFVIMDDGYSTGSSIMPQKKNPDVAELVRGKTGRVYGDLIALLTVMKGLPLAYNKDMQEDKEQVFDAVDTIQKSLLVVEPMLRTMKVNKKAMAEGAKGGFTNATDLADYLAKKNVPFREAHEIVGKLVLYCSKQSCGLEDLTLEEFQEHSHVFAEDLFESIGIEYCVRQRHIPGGPSPESVVQAILRTEDILEQFISG; encoded by the coding sequence ATGAAACTTTGGGGTGGTCGCTTTGAAAAATCAACGGATACCTTAGTGGAGGATTTTCATTCCTCAATTTCCTTTGATCAACGGTTGTACAAGCAGGATATTCAAGGAAGTGTTGCCCATGCGCGGATGCTGGGTGAGATCGGGGTCCTGACCTCTGAAGAGGCACAGCAAATCATTGAAGGCCTTAAAGGCATTCTAACAGACATCCAAGAGGGAAAAATCCAATTCGAAATCGGGGCCGAAGACATACATATGAATGTAGAGAAGCTCCTCACGGAGCGGATAGGGACCGTAGGGAAGAAGGTTCATACGGGACGTAGCCGCAATGATCAGGTAGCCCTGGATCTGCGTCTGTTTCTTCGGGAAGAAATCGACCATACTCAAGAGCTGCTGGTCACCCTTCTGCGCACTGTTTTAAATCTCGCCAAGGAACATCTGGAGACCTATATGCCGGGCTATACTCACCTGCAAAAAGCCCAGCCCATCTCCTTTGCCCACCATATGATGGCCTACGCCCAAATGTTTCTTCGGGATTTAGGCCGACTAAAAGATACTCGCAAACGGCTCAATGTATCCCCCTTAGGCTCCGGGGCTTTAGCAGGGACCACTTTCCCCTTAAAGCGGGAGATGGTGGCTCAGGAGCTGGGCTTTGACGGCATCACCTGGAATTCTCTCGATGGAGTGAGTGATCGGGATTTTGCTTTGGAATTCCTCAGTGCAGCCTCCATCTTGATGATGCATCTGAGTCGTCTCTGCGAGGAATTGGTTCTTTGGTCCACAGGAGAATTTCAATTTGTGATTATGGATGATGGCTACTCCACCGGATCCAGCATTATGCCTCAGAAGAAGAACCCCGACGTGGCTGAATTAGTCCGGGGAAAAACAGGCCGTGTCTATGGTGATCTTATCGCTTTGCTTACCGTAATGAAAGGACTCCCTTTAGCTTATAATAAGGATATGCAGGAAGATAAGGAGCAGGTCTTTGATGCAGTGGATACCATCCAGAAATCCCTCCTCGTGGTAGAACCCATGCTCCGCACCATGAAGGTCAATAAAAAGGCTATGGCTGAAGGTGCCAAGGGGGGCTTTACCAATGCTACGGATTTAGCGGATTATCTGGCCAAGAAAAATGTACCTTTTAGAGAAGCCCATGAAATCGTCGGTAAGCTGGTTCTTTACTGCTCCAAACAAAGCTGTGGTTTGGAAGATCTCACCTTAGAGGAGTTTCAAGAGCATTCACATGTATTTGCAGAGGATCTTTTTGAAAGCATCGGTATAGAGTACTGCGTCCGTCAACGCCATATTCCTGGCGGACCTTCTCCCGAAAGTGTGGTTCAAGCTATTCTCCGGACGGAGGATATTTTGGAACAATTTATTAGTGGATAA
- a CDS encoding argininosuccinate synthase, whose protein sequence is MLRKEVIPMKKVVLAYSGGLDTSIIIPWLKENYGYEVIAMAADLGQGEELEPLHEKAIKSGASKLYIEDLQEEFVTDFIYPTLKAGAVYEGKYLLGTSFARPLIAQRLVEIAEKEGAVAIAHGATGKGNDQVRFELAVKALNPDLEIIAPWRIWDIKSREDAIDYAVERGIPVPVTKDRPYSMDRNVWHLSHEGGDLEDPWNEPQKDLYLLGVSPEDAPDEAEYLELDFEQGIPVSLNGEKLGPVQLLEALNVAGGKHGIGIVDMVENRLVGMKSRGVYETPGGTILYTAHQALEHLTLDRLTLHYKEQIALKYAELVYDGVWHSPLREALDAFVDVTQKNVTGTVRLKLYKGNCSLAGVKSPYSLYSEEFATFGRDGVYNQKDAEGFINLFGLPLKVRALMEKKSGLR, encoded by the coding sequence ATGTTAAGAAAGGAAGTTATCCCTATGAAGAAGGTTGTTCTCGCGTATTCTGGAGGATTAGATACCTCTATCATTATCCCTTGGCTGAAAGAGAATTATGGTTATGAAGTCATTGCTATGGCTGCTGACTTGGGACAAGGAGAAGAGCTGGAGCCCCTCCACGAAAAAGCTATTAAGAGCGGAGCCAGTAAACTATATATCGAAGATCTGCAAGAAGAATTCGTTACGGATTTCATCTACCCCACCTTAAAAGCCGGAGCTGTCTATGAAGGTAAATATCTTCTGGGAACTTCCTTTGCCCGTCCCCTGATTGCCCAACGTTTAGTGGAGATTGCGGAAAAAGAGGGAGCTGTGGCCATTGCTCACGGTGCCACAGGAAAAGGAAATGACCAAGTTCGTTTTGAGCTGGCCGTCAAAGCCTTGAACCCTGATCTGGAGATTATTGCTCCCTGGCGGATCTGGGATATCAAATCCCGGGAAGATGCTATCGACTATGCGGTTGAGAGGGGAATTCCTGTCCCTGTAACGAAGGATCGTCCTTATAGTATGGACCGTAATGTCTGGCATCTTAGCCATGAAGGGGGCGATTTAGAAGACCCTTGGAATGAGCCCCAAAAGGATCTCTATCTCCTTGGGGTTTCACCGGAGGATGCCCCCGATGAAGCCGAGTATCTGGAGTTGGATTTTGAACAAGGTATTCCTGTCTCTTTAAATGGAGAAAAGCTAGGTCCTGTTCAGCTTTTGGAAGCCCTCAACGTGGCTGGCGGTAAGCATGGCATTGGCATAGTAGATATGGTGGAAAATCGTTTGGTGGGAATGAAATCCCGGGGGGTTTATGAAACTCCTGGTGGAACCATTCTCTACACAGCCCATCAAGCCCTTGAACATCTGACCCTGGATCGTTTAACCCTTCATTATAAGGAACAAATCGCCCTGAAATATGCTGAGTTGGTTTACGATGGCGTTTGGCATTCTCCTTTACGGGAAGCCTTAGATGCTTTCGTGGATGTTACCCAGAAAAACGTCACAGGAACGGTACGTTTGAAGCTCTACAAAGGCAATTGCAGCTTAGCCGGTGTGAAATCCCCCTACTCTCTCTATAGCGAAGAATTTGCCACTTTCGGGCGGGATGGGGTCTATAACCAAAAGGATGCAGAAGGCTTCATTAATCTCTTCGGCCTTCCTCTTAAAGTAAGAGCATTAATGGAAAAGAAATCAGGGTTGAGATAA
- a CDS encoding AMP-binding enzyme, producing MGGAEIALAKERDMWDGIFMDGFRSGKNTISYYQLESVLLDFPRVLEAGVVAKSDDLTQCQILSVYLALEDGLGSDADYERFTQEVIHYVREHFSLHCPIDVKIKEKLPMTRSGKILRTVLQSWN from the coding sequence ATGGGTGGAGCAGAGATCGCTTTAGCAAAAGAAAGAGATATGTGGGACGGAATATTTATGGATGGATTCCGTTCGGGAAAGAATACCATCAGCTACTATCAGTTGGAGTCTGTCTTACTAGACTTTCCACGGGTCCTAGAAGCCGGAGTGGTGGCTAAGTCCGACGATCTTACACAATGTCAGATTTTAAGTGTGTATTTGGCACTGGAGGATGGCTTGGGCAGTGATGCGGACTATGAGCGCTTTACTCAAGAGGTCATTCATTATGTTCGGGAACATTTTTCCCTTCATTGCCCTATCGATGTTAAAATCAAAGAAAAGCTGCCAATGACCCGTTCGGGGAAGATTTTAAGAACGGTCTTACAGAGCTGGAATTAA
- a CDS encoding zinc ribbon domain-containing protein, giving the protein MTWTDRMKKTIETFKRMALPLFGFFLLFALVEGIIAVISLGAAFLPFFNMNGLGPSFSPAPYMNPNIPVPPGYGYGPSLGYAFGLEELAPFMHMLPRLLGGIAILMIVSMVLGSVFITGVFQLTKKAYTEKAQFRDIKLKGFPRLLGWYGIITFISIIAIGVGILVAMGFRSPYSMALFALIYMLALMAAGLFVAPWVSSAPFHMLNHREFTFGQAFKESWRFYRRHMGPLWGAFLTLLGIQLFINLINRNSPDIGLILTFIITPFVTILPIVWVLTLEEEELPTSGQETYNVERDAHPTSEPYNHEEPKLHESPSPKDDPSEKNSRATSSSSAPPYIPPKDPYSAHESPYQAPYTSSYGSTSSGEFEKEPINFCPTCGEKVREGASYCSKCGTKL; this is encoded by the coding sequence GTGACTTGGACCGACCGTATGAAGAAAACCATTGAGACCTTTAAGAGAATGGCTCTCCCTCTCTTTGGCTTTTTCCTTCTTTTTGCTTTGGTGGAGGGTATTATCGCCGTTATTTCTCTTGGTGCAGCTTTTTTACCCTTTTTCAATATGAATGGCTTAGGGCCCTCCTTTTCTCCGGCACCCTATATGAATCCCAATATCCCGGTTCCTCCGGGATATGGATACGGTCCGTCCCTGGGCTATGCTTTTGGCTTGGAAGAATTGGCACCCTTTATGCACATGCTGCCGAGATTATTAGGCGGAATAGCCATACTTATGATAGTGAGCATGGTTTTAGGCAGTGTTTTTATTACAGGAGTCTTCCAGCTTACCAAAAAAGCCTACACTGAAAAAGCCCAGTTTCGGGATATTAAACTAAAAGGGTTTCCACGACTCTTAGGCTGGTATGGAATAATAACCTTTATCAGTATCATTGCGATAGGTGTTGGAATTCTGGTTGCTATGGGCTTTAGATCCCCATATTCCATGGCTTTGTTTGCTTTGATTTATATGCTCGCACTTATGGCTGCAGGTCTCTTTGTGGCTCCGTGGGTCTCCTCGGCTCCGTTCCATATGCTGAACCATAGAGAATTTACTTTTGGGCAAGCCTTTAAAGAAAGCTGGCGTTTCTACCGCCGCCATATGGGACCTTTATGGGGAGCATTTCTTACCTTATTGGGTATCCAGCTATTCATTAATTTAATTAATCGCAACTCTCCTGACATCGGGCTTATTCTCACTTTTATTATTACTCCCTTCGTTACGATTCTGCCCATCGTTTGGGTATTGACTCTTGAAGAAGAGGAGCTGCCCACTTCGGGACAGGAAACTTACAATGTGGAAAGGGATGCTCACCCTACTTCAGAACCTTATAACCATGAGGAACCGAAACTTCATGAGTCTCCAAGTCCAAAGGATGACCCTTCTGAAAAGAACAGCAGGGCAACAAGTTCATCATCCGCTCCCCCCTATATTCCACCGAAAGATCCCTATTCCGCACACGAATCTCCTTACCAGGCTCCTTATACATCTTCCTACGGAAGCACCTCTTCCGGAGAGTTCGAGAAGGAACCTATAAATTTCTGCCCCACCTGTGGTGAAAAGGTACGGGAAGGAGCCAGCTATTGCTCTAAATGTGGGACGAAGCTTTAA
- the murC gene encoding UDP-N-acetylmuramate--L-alanine ligase, which translates to MPLHIHFVGIKGTGMSALAQVTAHIEGALITGSDVPERFFTDAVLERAHIPVLSFSAANVEKADIVVASAAYGDNHEEIARARELNIPVYSYPQFLGRLMSKKRGIAVAGTHGKTTTTAMIGLALLQSGIDPTIVVGSDVPSIGGNAYSGQGDYFLAESCEYRRHFLNYSPEYLIITNIEFDHPDYFKDLDDVICAFSEIAQKIPPHGKIFIWHEDPQREAIQAQSPIITFGLSEEADIHATNIQFHDEGSSMTIVAHGTVLGEFHLHVSGKHNILNALASIALCLEIGVPTEKVLESLGHFNGTKRRFEHIGQNAGALIVDDYAHHPTEIRSTLEGARLSFPDRRIRAIFQPHTFSRTEKLLQEFSQSFQAADEVVIAEIFASARETNLNTISASSLADLISQQGVNARYIHSLEEIQTYLAQTLAPEDLVLTLGAGDIYKVGQSLVC; encoded by the coding sequence TTGCCGTTACATATCCATTTTGTTGGAATTAAAGGAACAGGAATGAGTGCTTTAGCTCAAGTCACCGCTCATATCGAAGGGGCCCTTATTACGGGTTCAGATGTTCCGGAACGCTTCTTTACCGATGCGGTCCTGGAGCGTGCTCATATTCCCGTACTTAGCTTTTCCGCCGCCAATGTTGAAAAGGCGGATATCGTTGTGGCCTCAGCGGCCTATGGTGATAACCATGAAGAAATCGCCCGGGCACGGGAATTAAATATTCCGGTCTATTCCTACCCTCAATTTTTGGGCAGGCTTATGTCCAAAAAGCGAGGTATTGCTGTCGCCGGAACTCATGGTAAAACCACCACCACAGCCATGATTGGGCTGGCACTTCTTCAGTCGGGAATTGACCCCACCATTGTGGTGGGTAGCGATGTCCCCAGCATTGGCGGGAATGCCTATTCCGGTCAAGGGGATTACTTCCTGGCCGAATCCTGTGAATACCGTCGTCATTTTCTGAATTACTCTCCGGAATACTTAATTATTACGAATATCGAGTTTGATCATCCAGATTATTTCAAGGATTTAGATGATGTGATATGTGCCTTTTCGGAAATCGCACAGAAGATACCACCTCACGGCAAGATTTTTATCTGGCATGAAGACCCTCAGAGAGAAGCCATTCAAGCTCAATCACCTATCATAACCTTTGGGTTGAGTGAGGAAGCCGATATCCATGCCACCAATATTCAGTTCCATGACGAAGGAAGTTCTATGACCATCGTGGCTCATGGAACTGTACTGGGAGAATTTCATCTTCATGTCAGTGGTAAGCATAATATTCTCAATGCCTTAGCGAGTATCGCCCTATGCTTAGAAATTGGGGTTCCTACAGAAAAAGTCCTTGAGTCATTAGGCCATTTCAATGGCACCAAACGCCGTTTTGAACATATCGGACAGAATGCCGGAGCACTTATCGTAGATGATTATGCTCACCATCCTACGGAAATCCGTTCGACCCTTGAAGGGGCAAGACTCTCCTTCCCTGACCGCCGTATTCGGGCTATCTTCCAACCCCATACCTTTAGTCGCACAGAAAAACTCCTCCAAGAGTTCTCCCAATCCTTCCAAGCCGCCGATGAAGTGGTCATTGCTGAAATCTTCGCTTCCGCCCGGGAGACGAATCTCAATACCATTTCCGCTTCCTCTCTGGCGGACTTAATAAGCCAGCAAGGAGTTAATGCTCGTTATATTCACTCCCTTGAAGAGATTCAAACGTATCTTGCCCAAACCCTTGCCCCCGAGGATCTGGTTTTGACCCTAGGGGCAGGAGATATTTATAAAGTGGGACAAAGTTTAGTCTGCTGA
- a CDS encoding nitrous oxide-stimulated promoter family protein — protein MAQTTRAEREKKTVEVMIMLYCKDNHKPKGNLCTECQELLTYSQRRAEHCRFGEDKPVCGDCPIHCYKKDMREKIRTIMRYSGPRMILHHPLMAMQHVIDKRHKPQTEEDNIG, from the coding sequence ATGGCTCAGACTACTCGTGCGGAACGGGAAAAAAAGACCGTCGAAGTCATGATCATGCTCTATTGTAAAGATAACCATAAACCTAAGGGTAACCTATGTACAGAGTGCCAGGAACTTTTGACCTATTCTCAGAGGCGGGCAGAGCATTGCAGGTTTGGAGAAGATAAGCCGGTATGCGGTGATTGTCCCATCCATTGTTATAAAAAGGATATGCGGGAAAAGATTCGAACCATCATGCGCTACTCAGGCCCCCGAATGATCCTTCATCATCCATTGATGGCTATGCAGCATGTCATCGACAAAAGACATAAGCCACAGACCGAAGAAGATAACATTGGCTGA
- the argF gene encoding ornithine carbamoyltransferase, which yields MLDLDKAQFTGRDFICLQDFTPDEILHMLKVAKELKGERKGGTPHPILQGKTLAMIFTKSSTRTRVAFEAGILQLGGHALFLSNRDIQIGRGEPIKDTARVLTRMVDGIMIRTHSHQDVTELAKYADIPVINGLSDFLHPTQVLADLLTIQEYKHRLEGLKLTYIGDGNNMAHSLMFAGKMGMHVVIATPVGYKPDAQVFAQAQAQAKKHGGLVEWVEDPLAAAKGADVLYTDVWASMGQEEEAAIRMKAFQGYRIDRGTMEMAQSDAIVMHCLPAHRGEEITEEVLEGPQSVIFDEAENRLHAHKAIMALLM from the coding sequence ATGCTGGATTTGGATAAAGCACAATTTACAGGTCGTGATTTTATCTGTCTTCAAGATTTTACACCTGATGAGATTCTTCATATGCTCAAGGTCGCCAAAGAATTGAAAGGGGAACGGAAAGGGGGAACTCCCCATCCCATCCTCCAAGGTAAGACCTTGGCCATGATTTTCACAAAGTCTTCCACACGGACCCGGGTTGCTTTTGAAGCCGGTATCCTCCAGCTGGGAGGGCATGCTTTATTTTTGAGTAACCGGGATATTCAAATCGGACGTGGGGAACCTATAAAAGATACCGCTCGTGTCTTAACCCGGATGGTGGATGGAATCATGATAAGAACCCACAGCCATCAAGATGTGACGGAGTTGGCTAAGTATGCTGATATTCCCGTCATCAACGGTTTAAGCGATTTTCTTCATCCTACCCAAGTCCTGGCGGATCTACTGACTATCCAGGAATACAAACACCGTCTGGAAGGATTAAAGCTGACCTATATCGGTGATGGGAACAATATGGCCCACTCTCTAATGTTTGCCGGTAAAATGGGAATGCATGTGGTCATTGCCACTCCCGTTGGCTATAAGCCTGATGCTCAAGTTTTTGCTCAAGCACAGGCACAGGCTAAAAAACACGGCGGCCTGGTGGAATGGGTGGAGGATCCCCTCGCGGCAGCCAAGGGGGCCGATGTCCTCTACACCGATGTCTGGGCCAGCATGGGGCAGGAAGAAGAGGCCGCAATCCGTATGAAGGCCTTCCAAGGCTACCGAATCGACAGGGGGACTATGGAGATGGCTCAATCCGATGCCATTGTCATGCATTGTCTTCCGGCTCACCGGGGAGAAGAAATTACGGAAGAGGTTCTTGAAGGACCTCAATCCGTAATCTTTGATGAGGCTGAAAATCGACTCCACGCTCATAAAGCAATCATGGCTTTATTGATGTAA
- a CDS encoding 5' nucleotidase, NT5C type, whose translation MRIGVDIDGVVSDSYKAWVKKLNRHFGTNILELKNYDMHLDFGVSWEDMGKYFEDNVATLFDIPDPMVGAKEGIEKLLRQGHEVVYVTARSLDEEVYTLRWMKKHKIPHEKILFTGFQSKVDYVLQWQLEIFLEDFLGNAQAISEVGVPVLLLDASYNQGDLPSGIIRCQDWQEILKEIGRRSSYS comes from the coding sequence TTGCGAATAGGTGTAGACATTGACGGAGTGGTTTCCGACAGCTATAAGGCTTGGGTCAAAAAACTGAACCGTCATTTTGGAACCAATATCTTAGAACTGAAGAATTACGATATGCATTTGGATTTTGGTGTGTCCTGGGAGGATATGGGGAAGTACTTCGAAGATAATGTGGCCACCCTGTTCGATATCCCTGATCCGATGGTCGGTGCTAAGGAAGGCATTGAAAAGCTCCTCCGCCAGGGCCATGAGGTGGTCTATGTTACTGCCCGATCTCTGGATGAGGAAGTCTATACTCTTCGTTGGATGAAAAAGCACAAGATACCCCATGAAAAGATCCTCTTTACGGGCTTCCAAAGTAAAGTGGATTATGTGTTGCAGTGGCAACTGGAAATATTCTTGGAGGATTTTCTAGGGAATGCCCAGGCAATTTCTGAAGTAGGAGTACCCGTGCTCCTCTTGGATGCCAGCTATAACCAAGGGGACTTGCCTTCAGGAATTATCCGTTGCCAGGACTGGCAGGAGATATTGAAGGAGATCGGAAGAAGATCATCTTATTCGTAA
- the nadE gene encoding NAD(+) synthase — translation MWSAEELETRINRAVEWLRECVHEAHAQGLVIGVSGGVDSAVVAGLCKRAFPYNSIGVILPAGSNPADREDAWLTTEALSLKTVEIDLTQAHQGILTSVKEVLTAQGYTFEERLSQGNLKARLRMSALYAVANSLNYLVVGTDNAPEAYTGYFTKYGDGGVDILPIASLTKTEVRAWAAQLGLPEKIVNRVPTAGLWEGQTDEQEMGITYDLIDRYLLGEEIPEEIQEKIEKMHRQSNHKRQLPPTLNLPKLPKL, via the coding sequence ATGTGGAGTGCTGAGGAATTAGAAACACGAATTAACCGGGCTGTGGAGTGGCTTCGGGAGTGTGTCCATGAGGCTCATGCCCAGGGGTTAGTGATCGGTGTCTCAGGCGGGGTTGATTCAGCAGTGGTAGCGGGGTTATGTAAGCGGGCTTTCCCCTATAACTCCATCGGAGTCATACTACCGGCTGGGTCCAATCCTGCGGACAGAGAAGATGCATGGCTTACGACAGAGGCCCTATCACTCAAGACTGTTGAAATTGATCTGACCCAAGCCCACCAAGGCATCCTGACTTCGGTCAAAGAAGTTCTTACTGCTCAAGGGTATACCTTCGAAGAACGATTAAGTCAAGGAAACCTTAAGGCACGCCTGCGTATGTCCGCCTTATACGCTGTAGCCAACTCCCTTAATTATCTTGTGGTAGGGACGGACAATGCTCCCGAAGCTTATACAGGTTATTTCACCAAATACGGTGATGGGGGAGTGGATATTCTCCCGATTGCGTCCCTGACTAAGACCGAAGTGCGAGCCTGGGCTGCTCAACTGGGCCTTCCGGAAAAGATAGTGAATCGGGTTCCCACAGCCGGATTATGGGAAGGGCAAACCGATGAGCAGGAAATGGGCATTACCTATGACCTGATTGACCGGTATCTTCTTGGGGAAGAGATACCCGAAGAAATACAAGAGAAGATTGAGAAAATGCACCGGCAGAGTAACCATAAAAGACAGCTCCCTCCAACCCTGAATTTGCCTAAACTTCCAAAGCTATAA
- a CDS encoding phosphoribosylaminoimidazolesuccinocarboxamide synthase: MELIYTGKTKDVYALEDGNCLLKFKDDVTGENGVFDPGANTVGLQIEGAGKAGLLLTKYFFEKLNALGIPTHYIDADLEAGTMKVKKATPFGQGLEVICRYRAVGSFLRRYGKYAQDGQLLDAFVEVTLKDDDRNDPPITEDALDMLGILSKDEYKVLKELTQKIAGIVKEELAQKGLELYDIKFEFGRIGDDKQIALIDEISGGNMRAYQDGRRVEPLELEELMR, translated from the coding sequence ATGGAATTAATCTATACGGGAAAGACAAAAGATGTCTATGCCTTAGAAGACGGTAACTGCTTGCTGAAATTCAAAGATGATGTCACTGGGGAAAATGGGGTCTTTGATCCGGGGGCTAACACCGTGGGATTACAAATCGAAGGAGCAGGAAAAGCAGGTCTTCTGCTGACCAAGTATTTTTTTGAGAAATTAAACGCTCTAGGCATCCCAACCCATTATATCGATGCAGACCTCGAAGCAGGCACCATGAAAGTAAAAAAAGCCACCCCTTTCGGACAAGGCTTAGAAGTCATTTGCCGCTATCGGGCGGTAGGAAGCTTTCTGCGCCGCTATGGGAAATACGCTCAAGATGGACAACTTTTGGATGCTTTTGTGGAAGTAACCCTGAAAGATGACGACAGAAATGATCCACCGATTACTGAAGATGCCTTGGACATGCTGGGAATTCTGTCTAAAGATGAATATAAAGTGTTGAAAGAATTAACTCAGAAGATTGCGGGGATCGTAAAGGAAGAGTTGGCACAAAAAGGCCTGGAACTCTATGATATCAAATTTGAGTTTGGCAGAATCGGTGATGACAAGCAGATCGCTTTGATCGATGAGATCTCCGGAGGAAATATGCGGGCCTATCAAGACGGGCGCCGGGTGGAACCTTTGGAATTAGAAGAATTGATGCGCTGA